Proteins co-encoded in one Micropterus dolomieu isolate WLL.071019.BEF.003 ecotype Adirondacks linkage group LG19, ASM2129224v1, whole genome shotgun sequence genomic window:
- the LOC123957318 gene encoding Hermansky-Pudlak syndrome 5 protein-like gives MPLIQVVPENYSHVLAEFDCLDPLLSALRLDSSRLKCTCLAVSRKWLALGTSAGGLHLIQREGWKQKLILTHKEGSITQVVCCPHDEDFIAVATSQGLVAVWELQLERRGRPERVSVSWEHRGRIITALCWDTSTLRVFVGDSGGKVSLLRAGSSKLGKVLTAEVNAAFEMF, from the exons ATGCCTCTGATACAGGTTGTGCCAGAGAACTACAGTCATGTACTGGCAGAGTTTGACTGCCTCGATCCACTTCTGTCTGCTCTCCGATTAGACTCCAGCAGACTTAAG tgCACTTGTTTGGCTGTGTCAAGGAAGTGGCTCGCATTAGGAACATCAGCAGGAGGATTGCACCTGATTCAGAGGGAGGGCTGGAAACAAAAGCTCATCCTCACTCACAAG GAGGGATCTATCACTCAGGTGGTGTGTTGCCCTCATGATGAAGACTTCATTGCTGTTGCTACAAG TCAGGGTCTGGTGGCGGTGTGGGAGCTGCAGCTGGAGCGGCGGGGACGTCCAGAGAGAGTCAGTGTGTCCTGGGAGCACCGAGGTCGGATCATCACTGCGCTCTGCTGGGACACCAGCACGCTCAGAGTTTTTGTCGGGGACTCAGGAGGCAAGGTGTCTCTTCTCCGTGCAGGATCCTCCAAACTTGGCAAGGTATTGACTGCTGAAGTAAATGCAGCTTTTGAGATGTTTTAg